The following proteins come from a genomic window of Gemmatimonadota bacterium:
- a CDS encoding type II secretion system F family protein: MAKFAYSARPVAGGDIQTGEIELPTREEVMAYLHKQKMIPVSVREAEKQFQLKFGSGVKTRDIVIFTRQFATMINSGLPLVQSLDILAEQTENQTLRKTIKDVLYDVESGHTLADAMRKHPRIFSELFVNMVAAGEAGGILDTILLRLATFLEKNDALIRKIKGAMVYPGVIMGVAASAVSILLIFVIPTFQNMFSAAGIPLPLPTQIVINMSSFLKGYWWAVGLAGIAAGFGIRQVYRTDDGRLMIDRLLLRVPILGDVQRKAAVARFTRTLGTLVSSGVSILEGLEITAKTSGNRVIHDAVMGSRASIAGGETIAGPLKESGVFPPMVVQMINVGEQTGGLDEMLSKIADFYDEEVDAAVEVLLSAMEPIMIVVLGVVVGGMIVAMYLPIFDMINAVG, translated from the coding sequence ATGGCCAAGTTCGCATACAGTGCCCGGCCCGTTGCAGGGGGGGACATCCAGACCGGCGAGATCGAGCTGCCGACTCGCGAGGAGGTGATGGCGTACCTCCACAAGCAGAAGATGATTCCGGTCTCGGTTCGGGAAGCCGAGAAGCAGTTCCAGCTCAAGTTCGGGAGCGGCGTCAAGACACGCGATATCGTGATCTTCACGCGTCAGTTCGCCACGATGATCAACTCCGGACTTCCCCTGGTGCAGAGCCTGGACATCCTGGCAGAGCAGACCGAGAACCAGACGCTACGGAAGACCATCAAGGATGTGTTGTACGACGTGGAGTCCGGCCATACGCTCGCGGACGCGATGCGCAAGCATCCACGGATCTTCAGCGAGCTCTTCGTGAACATGGTGGCAGCCGGTGAGGCCGGCGGTATCCTGGACACCATCCTGCTGCGCCTGGCCACGTTCTTGGAGAAGAACGACGCCCTCATCCGCAAGATCAAAGGTGCCATGGTCTATCCGGGCGTGATCATGGGAGTGGCGGCGTCGGCGGTCAGCATCCTGCTCATTTTCGTGATTCCGACCTTCCAGAACATGTTCTCCGCCGCCGGCATCCCCCTGCCGTTGCCCACGCAGATCGTCATCAACATGTCCTCCTTCCTCAAGGGGTACTGGTGGGCGGTGGGACTCGCCGGGATCGCCGCCGGGTTCGGTATCCGGCAGGTCTATCGGACGGATGACGGACGCCTGATGATCGACCGGCTGCTGCTGCGGGTTCCGATCCTTGGCGACGTTCAACGCAAGGCCGCGGTCGCACGCTTTACGCGAACGTTGGGGACCTTGGTGTCGTCCGGTGTGTCGATCCTCGAAGGCCTCGAGATCACTGCGAAGACGTCGGGCAATCGCGTCATCCATGACGCGGTCATGGGCTCGCGGGCCTCGATCGCCGGCGGTGAGACCATCGCCGGGCCGCTGAAGGAATCCGGCGTCTTCCCGCCCATGGTGGTCCAGATGATCAACGTGGGTGAGCAGACCGGCGGGCTCGATGAGATGCTCTCCAAGATCGCCGATTTCTACGACGAAGAGGTTGACGCCGCGGTCGAGGTTCTGCTGTCCGCCATGGAGCCCATCATGATCGTGGTGTTGGGTGTGGTGGTCGGCGGAATGATCGTGGCCATGTACCTGCCGATCTTCGACATGATCAACGCGGTGGGGTGA
- a CDS encoding type IV pilus twitching motility protein PilT, which produces MDSNAPSPQSPPPRNDLSLRILLEELIRRKGSDLHITVGERPMIRVDGALVRSSVDHVLTPKDTLQLAYSILTEAQKKRFETEDELDFSFGVQNLSRFRGNCYKQRGCVALAIRQIPYEIHSLEKLGLPGVANKFAEKPRGLVLVTGPTGSGKSTTLAAMLDKINRERKGHIITIEDPIEFIHRHQNCVVNQREVGTDTQSFAAGLKYALRQDPDVILIGEMRDLETISAALTIAETGHLVLATLHTNSAAESINRIIDAFPGHQQPQIRAQLAFVLEGVITQTLLPRARGAGRCIATEIMVCTPAIRACIRDEKVHQIYSLLQAGKKHGMQTMNDALAYLYMKGDATLDEILKRSPDPNELLRAVGEPVPSGLE; this is translated from the coding sequence ATGGATTCAAACGCACCGTCCCCACAGAGCCCCCCTCCGCGGAACGACCTCAGCCTTCGCATTCTCCTGGAAGAGCTCATCCGTCGCAAGGGCTCGGATTTGCACATCACAGTGGGGGAGCGACCCATGATTCGGGTGGACGGGGCGCTGGTGCGTTCGTCCGTCGATCACGTGCTGACTCCCAAGGACACGCTGCAGCTGGCCTACTCGATCCTGACCGAGGCTCAGAAGAAGCGTTTCGAGACGGAAGACGAACTCGACTTCTCCTTCGGAGTGCAGAACCTGTCGCGCTTCCGCGGCAACTGCTACAAGCAGCGCGGGTGCGTGGCGCTCGCCATCCGCCAGATCCCCTACGAGATCCACTCGCTGGAGAAGCTCGGACTGCCCGGTGTCGCCAACAAGTTCGCCGAGAAGCCACGCGGCCTGGTGCTGGTCACCGGCCCCACCGGTTCCGGTAAGTCGACGACGCTTGCGGCGATGCTGGACAAAATCAACCGTGAGCGGAAGGGTCACATCATCACGATCGAGGATCCGATCGAGTTCATCCACCGTCACCAGAACTGCGTGGTGAACCAGCGCGAAGTGGGTACGGACACCCAGAGCTTCGCGGCGGGCCTCAAGTATGCGCTTCGCCAGGACCCGGATGTCATTTTGATCGGCGAGATGCGGGACCTGGAGACCATTTCGGCGGCATTGACCATCGCCGAGACGGGTCACCTGGTCTTGGCCACCCTGCACACCAACTCCGCGGCCGAGTCCATCAACCGGATCATCGATGCGTTTCCCGGGCACCAGCAGCCGCAGATCCGTGCGCAGCTCGCCTTCGTGCTCGAAGGGGTGATCACACAGACCTTGCTTCCGCGGGCCCGCGGAGCGGGTCGTTGCATCGCCACCGAGATCATGGTGTGTACGCCGGCCATCCGCGCCTGTATCCGGGACGAGAAGGTCCACCAGATCTACTCCCTCCTGCAGGCCGGGAAGAAGCACGGCATGCAGACGATGAACGATGCGCTGGCATATCTGTACATGAAGGGGGATGCGACTCTGGACGAGATCCTGAAGCGCTCCCCCGACCCGAACGAGCTCCTGCGAGCCGTCGGCGAGCCGGTCCCGTCCGGCTTGGAGTAG
- the pilB gene encoding type IV-A pilus assembly ATPase PilB yields the protein MATKVAADRLGELLVKEGLINTEQLSEAMREARSHKTRVGFQLVKLGFVEEVALTRVLAKQHRVPAVDLSKIEIDEKLLRVIPGDIAVKHLVLPLRRVGRRLTVAMVDPSDLGAIDDVKFITRSEIEPVIVGEFTLRGILERYYEAPDDQMVTLLSDFIEEDELEFVEDAEDDEVSVAALQAQVEQAPVVKFINGLLTDAVMKGVSDIHIEPYEKEIRVRYRIDGALQEVMKPPMKMKAALTSRIKILSDLNIAERRVPQDGRIKLRMKNKVVDFRVSTLPVIFGEKIVLRILDKGNLTFDLSKFGFEPQAEQDFMTAIANPYGMVLVTGPTGSGKTTTLYSALSKVSTEEVNIMTAEDPVEYNLHGINQVQVRPEIGLDFAAALKAFLRQDPNIIMVGEVRDLETGGIAIKAALTGHLVLSTLHTNDAPSTVTRLIDMGLEPFNVAAALNLVTAQRLVRRICSKCKVEASYPESELRAARLPDDFIQRVTFYKGEGCDECGGSGYRGRQGLYEVMAVTSTVRKLIMQAVGTDELREAAVSEGMLTLRMDGLKKLERGVTSLEEILKETAAAN from the coding sequence CTTACCCGCGTCCTCGCGAAGCAGCATCGCGTCCCTGCCGTCGACCTCAGCAAGATCGAGATCGACGAGAAGCTCCTGCGGGTGATTCCGGGGGACATCGCGGTCAAGCATCTGGTCCTGCCGCTCCGACGGGTCGGCCGGCGGCTGACCGTTGCCATGGTCGATCCTTCCGATCTGGGAGCGATCGATGACGTCAAATTCATCACTCGCTCCGAGATCGAACCGGTCATCGTCGGGGAGTTCACGCTGCGGGGAATCCTCGAGCGCTATTACGAGGCGCCCGACGATCAGATGGTCACCCTCCTCTCGGACTTCATCGAGGAGGACGAGCTCGAGTTCGTGGAGGACGCCGAGGACGACGAGGTCTCCGTCGCTGCGCTGCAGGCGCAGGTCGAGCAAGCTCCCGTCGTCAAGTTCATCAACGGGCTTTTAACGGACGCCGTGATGAAGGGCGTCTCCGACATCCACATCGAGCCTTACGAAAAAGAGATCCGGGTTCGCTATCGCATCGACGGTGCCTTGCAGGAAGTCATGAAGCCGCCGATGAAGATGAAGGCGGCGCTTACCTCCCGGATCAAGATCCTTTCCGATCTCAACATCGCGGAGCGGCGTGTGCCCCAGGACGGGCGCATCAAGCTGCGCATGAAGAACAAGGTCGTCGATTTCCGTGTGTCCACGCTGCCGGTGATCTTCGGCGAGAAGATCGTGCTGCGTATCCTCGACAAGGGAAACCTGACGTTCGATCTGTCCAAGTTCGGCTTCGAACCGCAGGCCGAGCAGGACTTCATGACGGCCATCGCCAACCCCTACGGGATGGTGTTGGTGACGGGGCCCACCGGCTCCGGAAAGACCACCACCCTCTACTCGGCGCTGTCCAAGGTCAGCACCGAGGAAGTGAACATCATGACGGCCGAGGACCCGGTCGAGTACAACCTGCACGGCATCAACCAGGTGCAGGTGCGACCGGAGATCGGCCTGGACTTCGCGGCCGCCTTGAAGGCGTTCCTGCGTCAGGACCCCAACATCATCATGGTGGGTGAGGTCCGCGACCTGGAAACTGGCGGCATCGCCATCAAAGCAGCATTGACGGGACACCTGGTGCTCTCCACGCTTCACACGAATGATGCCCCTTCGACGGTGACTCGTCTGATCGACATGGGGTTGGAGCCCTTCAACGTGGCCGCCGCCCTGAACCTGGTGACGGCCCAGCGCCTGGTTCGCCGGATCTGCAGCAAGTGCAAGGTGGAAGCGAGCTATCCCGAGTCGGAGTTGCGGGCGGCCCGCCTGCCGGATGACTTCATCCAGCGGGTGACGTTCTACAAGGGCGAGGGCTGCGATGAATGTGGCGGCAGCGGGTACCGGGGTCGCCAGGGCTTGTACGAGGTGATGGCAGTGACGTCCACGGTGCGCAAGTTGATCATGCAGGCGGTCGGCACGGACGAGCTCCGTGAGGCTGCCGTCTCCGAGGGCATGCTGACGTTGCGCATGGACGGACTGAAGAAGCTGGAGCGCGGCGTGACGTCACTCGAAGAGATTCTCAAGGAAACCGCAGCGGCCAACTGA